One Gadus morhua chromosome 13, gadMor3.0, whole genome shotgun sequence genomic window carries:
- the pcif1 gene encoding mRNA (2'-O-methyladenosine-N(6)-)-methyltransferase, whose translation MSNESPTLVKGEGPVTLSPSGSTPSQGSPLSPTSASKGPELPDELLQAGWGRCWSKRENRPYYFNRFTNQSLWEMPVLGQHDVISDPLGLNAAPEEGADCNLGNGQRKRRISEEQGAEANNFKRAKVEPTTPISPSAPGAKPWNSAPDDKQSQPATPSTPSTPSTPGTPGAKPWSSAPEDKQSQSAPSVAPGPSPAPYRPAVVYWDLDIPTNAVIRERPPDPQLPPHPEVELHRAQLVTKLRQHYLELCHQREGIDPPRESFNRWLLERKVIDKGGDPLLPSDCDPVISPSMFREVMNDIPIRLSRIKYKEEARRQLFRYAEAAKKMIDSRNAPQDSRKVVKWNTEDTMSWLRRDHSASKEDYMDRLDHLRKQCGPHVTAVAKDSVEGICSKIYHISAEYSRRLKAAHTALMKECNLSEGCEPPEVQDRLVYCYPARLASPSPPQPRVELHFENEVACLRYKGEMVKINRGHFSKLELLYRYSCIDDARFEKFLSRVWCLIKRYQVMFGSGVNEGTGLQGALPVAVFEALNKQFGVSFECFASPLNCYFKQFCSAFPDTDGFFGSRGPFLSFRPASGSFEANPPFSEELMDAMVTHFEELLDSSTEPLSFIIFVPEWRDPATPALIRLEASRFLRHQLTVSAYEHEYRSGSQHICKRDEMYYKAVHGTVVFFLQNAAGFAKWEPNAERLAEITSAYQSSSSRPGPAPAAPPGDKDPTPKAATTTTTTTTATTERTTSVESPGPHDNNNNTNNTNSSSLEKSSSD comes from the exons ATGTCCAACGAGAGTCCAACTTTGGtaaagggggaggggcctgtgaCCCTGTCACCGTctggctccaccccctcacAGGGCTCGCCCCTCTCCCCTACCAGCGCCTCCAAAGGCCCCGAGCTgccag atgagtTGCTGCAGGCAGGCTGGGGCCGGTGCTGGTCCAAGCGGGAGAACCGTCCATATTATTTTAACCGCTTCACTAACCAGTCCCTGTGGGAGATGCCGGTCCTGGGGCAGCACGACGTCATC tctgatCCATTAGGTCTCAATGCAGCCCCGGAGGAAGGAGCAGATTGTAACCTAGGCAacgggcagaggaagaggaggatatcTGAAGAGCAGGGGGCGGAGGCTAACAATTTTAAACGAGCCAAG GTCGAGCCGACGACTCCCATCTCCCCCAGCGCACCGGGGGCCAAGCCCTGGAACTCCGCCCCCGACGACAAGCAGAGCCAACCGGCAACCCCCAGCACTCCCAGCACTCCCAGTACCCCAGGCACCCCGGGTGCTAAACCCTGGAGCTCCGCCCCTGAGGACAAGCAGAGCCAATCCGCACCCAGTGTAgctcctggcccctcccctgCACCATACAGACCTGCAGT TGTCTACTGGGACTTGGACATCCCCACCAACGCGGTGATCCGAGAGAGGCCCCCGGACCCCCAGCTGCCCCCCCACCCGGAGGTGGAGCTGCATCGAGCTCAGCTGGTCACCAAGCTACGTCAGCACTACCTGGAGCTGTGCCACCAGAGAGAAG GTATCGACCCTCCCAGGGAGTCGTTCAACCGCTGGCTGTTGGAGAGGAAGGTGATCGACAAGGGGGGGGACCCCCTGTTGCCTAGCGACTGTGACCCTGTCATCTCCCCGTCCATGTTCAGAGAAGTGATGAATGACATTCCAATCAG gtTGTCTCGCATCAAGTATAAGGAAGAAGCCAGGAGACAGCTGTTTAGATATGCAGAGGCCGCCAAGAAGATGATTGACTCCAG GAATGCCCCTCAAGACAGCAGGAAGGTGGTGAAGTGGAACACTGAAGACACAATGAGCTGGCTGCGCCGCGACCACTCAGCCAGCAAGGAGGATTACATG GACCGTCTGGATCACCTACGGAAGCAGTGCGGGCCTCACGTGACGGCGGTGGCTAAGGACTCGGTGGAGGGAATCTGCTCCAAGATCTACCACATCTCTGCAGAGTACAGCCGGCGCCTCAAAGCCGCCCACACCGCCTTGATGAAGGAATGCAACCTTTCAG agggctGTGAGCCCCCAGAGGTCCAGGACCGGCTGGTGTACTGCTACCCGGCCCGCCTGGcgtcgccctcccccccccagccccgcgtGGAGCTCCACTTTGAGAACGAGGTGGCCTGCCTGCGCTACAAAGGAGAGATGGTGAAGATCAACAGAGGACACTTCAGCAAACTG gagcTGCTATACCGGTACAGCTGTATCGACGACGCCCGCTTTGAGAAGTTCCTGTCCAGAGTCTGGTGTCTCATCAAACGCTACCAG GTCATGTTTGGCAGTGGGGTCAACGAGGGGAcgggcctgcagggggcgctgccCGTGGCGGTGTTTGAAGCGCTGAACAAACAGTTTGGCGTTTCCTTTGAATGTTTTGCGTCTCCTCTCAACTGCTACTTCAAACAGTTCTGCTCCGCCTTCCCCGACACCGACGGCTTCTTCGGCTCTCGAGG GCCGTTCCTCAGCTTCCGTCCCGCCAGCGGCTCCTTCGAGGCCAACCCACCCTTCAGCGAGGAGCTCATGGACGCCATGGTGACACACTTTGAG gagctCCTGGACAGCTCCACCGAGCCGCTGTCCTTCATCATCTTCGTCCCCGAGTGGCGCGACCCCGCGACCCCGGCCCTCATCAGGCTGGAGGCCAGCCGCTTCCTGAGGCACCAGCTCACCGTGTCGGCCTACGAACACGAGTACCGCTCGGGCAGCCAGCACATCTGCAAGAG GGACGAGATGTACTACAAGGCGGTCCACGGCACGGTCGTGTTCTTCCTGCAGAACGCGGCCGGTTTTGCCAAGTGGGAGCCGAACGCCGAGCGCCTGGCCGAGATCACGTCGGCCTATCAGAGCAGCTCCTCCCggccgggccccgcccccgccgcccccccgggAGACAAAGACCCCACCCCcaaagcagcaacaacaacaacaacgacgacgACCGCAACAACAGAACGGACAACTAGTGTGGAGTCACCTGGTCcccatgacaacaacaacaacaccaacaacaccaacagTAGCTCACTAGAGAAGTCTTCTAGTGATTAA